GGGGCCCCCACCCACTGACACCCAGAGCCCTCAGTGCAGTGACCCCTCAGATCTGGAAGGGGACAGCGTGCAGGGGGGGAACATGGCCTGCAGCCCCACCCAGGACGTCCCAGGGGAGGTACCGACGGCAGCCATCCCTGCGGTGGCCGGATGTCAGTTGGGGCCCGAGGCTGATGGACATCCGGACTCACTCGGCCAGGCTGAGAAGCCCGAGGGCCAAGGCAGAACAAGCAGACTGCAGCCAGATAACCGGGGGAGCCTGGTGGGGCCGGACAACCTCTCCACAGTCAACGCCAATCCTGTAGCTGCCCTGGCCAGGCCGGCCAGGGGCGCAGACCAGCTAGGGGGACAGCTCCAGGGAAATGGGGGGGTCTTGGGCCCTGGAAAAGAGGCATGGGCCAccccaagccccgccccctcTGATGCAGAGTCTTTGGTAGCAGCCCACGCCCAAACTGGGCCGGGGGCCAGGACCTCAGAGGAGGCAGCCAGCCCAGCACCCCCCGTAGGGGACCAGTTGCCCTTGCCCACTCCCGCAGCCACCCCCATGCCCTCTGGCCCAGAACACCTGCCCCAGAAAGACCCGCCTTCAGGTAAGCAGAGGGGGCTGCTCCTGGCACGTCCATCCCGCAGGGATCCCCCCAGCCTGCGGCCCCCACCAGCCTCTTCTCCTGCCGGGGCACCTCCACGAAGGACAGCCTGCACCCCAGCCGCCACAGATGCTGGGGCCGGGCGAGCACCAGCAGTGCCCCCATCTTTGAGGACAAGCCCCTGTGGCTTCAAGGAAAGCCTGGCTCACCAGCCCCTCCTGGGGGACCAGAGCCCCCCAGAAGACCCTCCCTTGGGCCAGCCTGGCTTCATCGGTATCTTCACTCCCGCCCAGGGGGAGGACCACCCTGAAGGCAGCACATCAGGACCTCTAGAGGATTCCAGAAAAGAGAAGCCAAGGAGATCTCCTGCCTcggccacccctcctcccccagtgaGGGCCATGTCCCCGAGAGTGACCATGAAAGTCACTGCCCTTCCCGACATTCCCGCCCCAGATGACTGGTCAGACTGCCCCTGCAGGCGGGCCACACCCCACACCAGCCCCAATGGGATGCCCACGGGACCCCCCTCCTTGGAACCCCCAGGCGACAGCGAAGGCCAGGGTGTCACCTCTCTGCCCGCTGACCATTCCACATGGGGGGCCACTGGGCCAGATTCCTGTGCCTGCCAGGAAGGCGAGGCGGGGGCCAGCTGCTCTGCTGTGACGGCATCTGGAGCTGGTGGTGGGGGGCCCCCAGCGACCCGCCCCTCCACAGAGCTCCACCAGGACAGAATCCCATCTCCCGGCTGCACAGCCAGTGACTCCAGACCCAGCTCCCCCCAGAGCCTCAAAAATGTTCACCGTACACCCCGGAGGGACCCCCTCAGCCCCCAGGGCACCAGACCGAAGCCTCGTGGCTTTAAAAAGAAGCCTGTGTCCACAGAAAATGGCCACTGGAAGGACCGAGCCCCCGGCAAGCGGCCCGTGACCTGTGAAGTGTGTGCAGCCTCCTTCCGCTCCGGGCCAGGCCTGAGCCGCCACAGAGCCAGGAAGCACGGGCCGCGCAGGGCTGCTGCCTCCCAGCCGGCCCCCCCGGCCCCAcctgctccccagccccaggcatgCCAGCCCCCCGGGAAGAAAAGCCGCAGGGCACCtgggaaggagaaactgaggcaggcacTGAGCGGCCCCAGCCACGTTCTCGGGCCGCCTCCTGACCAGGGTGCCGAGGCTTATGCAGAGGCATCGGGTCCCCAGATGTCCCAGGGACCTGGCGGGGAGGGGTTCAGCGTTCTGGGAGCACCAGGCTGCACCCCTAGCCGGGAACCACACCCCCCAGGCCTGGACGAACCAGGAGTGCACATGAGGCCTACAGAGCCCAGGAAACAGGACCGGCTGGTAAAGGACGAACCCTGTCCCaagcagacagagaaagggggaggccAAAGGCGGGGCAGAGTGCCCACGGACATCCCCAGCAAGCCAGAGAAGACATCACAGGAAAAGGCGAGGAAGCCCAGAGCAAGAAGGTTCCGGGAGGGGAGTGGTCCTCCAGTCTCTCCTGGTGTCATTACAGACAAATTCTGCTGGGACCCATCCGCTGCCGTTGCCAGTTCCCCGGGGCTTCCGGGCAGCCAAGAACCTGACACCGACGCCCCCTGGCCCCGGGTGATGGAGAGCGTggagggcacagaggaggagacGCCAGCACGGAAGTCACCCCAGGATTGCATGGCCCGCCCaggggggatggagggggggCCTCCTGGGAACGGGTCGGGGGGACAGAGGACGGCCTTGGCAAGGGGGTGCTGGGGACCCAGGGAGACCAGGACGTCAGATCTCTACAAAGAGTCATCGTGGGCAGCCAGGTCTGAGCCCACAGGGGACAGCAGAGCAGCTGAGGGCGGGGCGAGGCAAGGCGTTGGGGAGGGGCGTGAGCCCCCCTCGGGTCCCCCAGGCCGTCCTGAGACCTGTACCCCTGCCGATGGCACCAGCAGCAGCTGCCCCCAGGGCCCCTTGCTCAACCCGAAAGCGCAGGCCAGGCTCCAGGAACATGAGGGCGCTgcccctgcagcccccagccccggcctcGGGGACCCTCTGAGCGTGTTTGATGACGAGGCCTCCTTTTCTCGGCTCTTCCCTCTGGGCGGCCGCCTGACTCGGAAGAAGAACCCCCACGTCTACGGGAAGCGTTGTAGACAGCCAAAGACCCCGCCGGCACTGGAGCCCCGCGGCGAGGCGGGGGGTGGCGTCCCGCTGGCCTCCTCCCACCCGCCCACAGACCTCAGCGACTCGGGCTCGCTCTGCCTGTCACACGAGGACCCGTGGGGTGACGAGGCCACGGGTCTGCCGGAGTCCTTCCTCCTGGAGGGCTTCCTGAGCAGCAAGGTGCCTGGCATTGacccctgggcccccagccccagcctgtggGCCCTGGAGCCTGACCCCGAGGCGGACCTGGCGGAGGGCGTGCCCCACGGCCGCGCCGAGGACCACCCATCCGAGAACATTCCCGAGCTGCACATGGTCCCAGCGGCTTGGCGAGACCTGGAGCTGCGGGGCCCCGCCGAAGAGATGGCCTCTTCTCTAGGCGGCGCGAGCCCGGAGCCCCCGGACCTGGAGCGAGAACACTATGACGGCGAGCTTCCCGGGAACGCCCTGGATCTTGAGATGCTCAGCGCCAAACTGGAGGTGCAAGATCTGTGCTTCCTGGGGCCCCGTGAAGACCCCGCGGGCGACCCCGGCACCAGCTTCTCGGGCTCCCGGGGGCCGCAGAGCAAAAGGGCAGAGGGTGCGGCTGCGGCAGGAGGGGCGCCAGGCAGGGAGCGGCACGCCAAGGCCAGGAGGGCGTCCTACAAGTGCAAGGTGTGTTTCCAGCGCTTCCGCGGCCTGGGCGGGCTGGACCTGCACAAGCTGGCCCACAGCCCCTCGCCGCCGCCCACCTGCTACATGTGCGTGGAGCGCAGGTTCCGCTCGCGGGACCTGCTGCGCCAGCACCTGCAGGAGAAGCACGTGCAGGGCAAGGCGGGGCGCTGGGCCTGCGGCATGTGCCTGAGGGAGGTCGCCGACGTCTGGATGTACAACGAGCACCTGCGGGAGCACGCCCTGCGGTTCGCCCGCAAGGGGCAGGCGCGGAGGTCTCTGGGGGACTGGGAGGGGGACGGCACCGTCACCCGCTTCCTGGGCAGCATCATGGGACAGGCGTCCGGGCCCGGCGGGGGCAAGCGCTCCGTTGGCAAGGCACGGGGCGACCCCGCGGGGGCGTCGGGGCAGCCGACCGGGGCGGGGAAAGAATTCCGGAGGGAGAGGGCGAAACCCAAGGTTCCCGCCAGCCATTCCGACCAAGATGGCACCGCGGCCCCAGCCGGGGCTTTGGCGGACCGCGGCCCTCTGAGCGGCTCCGCCGAGACGTCCCCcagcctgtcccctgccccctgcccccacagcgAGCCCCTCCTCCGCGCCGTGTCCGTGCACGTGCACGAGGGCTGCAAAGACCCCTCCCGAGACTGCCACCACTGCGGGAAGCGCTTCCCCAAGCCCTTCAAGCTGCAGCGCCACCTGGCGGTGCACAGCCCTCAGCGCGTCTACCTGTGCCCCCAGTGCCCGCGGGTCTACGCCGAGCCCCGCGAGCTGCGCGCGCACCTGGCCGGGGCGCACGGGGCGAGGGAGGAGCCGGAGCTGCAGCACACGCCGCTCTACGCCTGCGAGCTCTGCGCCGACGTCACGCACATCAGCAAGCGGTCCTTCGTCTGCAGCTCCTGCAACTACACCTTCGCCAAGAAGGAGCAGTTCGACCGGCACATGGACAAACACCTACGGAAGGGGCAGCAGCCCTTTACGTTCCGCGGCGTGCGGAGACCCGGCGCCCCCACGCAGAAGGCCCCGGCGCGCGAGGGCGCCCTGCCCAGCAAACGGCGCAAGGTGGCCCCGCCCAGCAGCCCTCCGGGGCCCGGCGGCGCCGACAGGCCTCTGTCCTGGGGCAGCCGCCCCACCCGGAGCGAGGGGTCGCTCCCAGCCCTGCCGCAGCCCTGCCCGGAGGCGGCTCCTGGCACCACCAGGGGGCAGCCCAGGACCCCAGAGAGGCCTGTAGACCCTGTGGGCCACCGGGTCACAGGGGGCGATCTGCCCTCTGACCTCCGGGAGCTCCTGCCCCCGGCCCTGTCCCCTTTCCCGGCCGCCTCCGCAGAGGGCAAAGATGGCCACAAGCCGGACGGAGCCGCGGAGAGCTCCGAGGATGAGGCTTCTCCAGGCGGCCCCGGGCCTCTTCTCCAGCAGGCTCTCCCTCTGGGGGGGTCTTTGCCCCGGCCAGGGGCCAGAGGCCAAgatggagaggaaaagagggcTGCCGGCCCATTCTCAGGGAGAGGCAGGGCCCCCGGGGCCTCCAGCAAATGTGCCCCTGAAGACTGCCCGgaagccccctccctgctcccaaaGGAGAAGCAGGTGCCCACAAGCCCCATGCTGCCTGAGGCAGGTCCAGGGAGCCCCTCCCACAAAGGCAGTGCCATCAAGGCTTTGGGCTGCCGGAGTTTGTCAAAGGACAGATCGGTTTTGCCCAACCCCAGCAAAGCTCCCAGGTTCCCGGGGCAACCAAAGAAGGCTGTGGCCAGTCCGACAGCCCGAGAGCTAGCCTATGGCACTGAGGACAGGCCGAAGCCCACCGCCGCCAAAGCCAAGCCGAGCCCCAGCTCCCAGGGAGTGGGGAGCCCACGGCACAGCACCAAGACGGCAGGGGGCAGCCGGCCCCAGCCGGCCAGCGGGCAGCTCCAGAGTGAGACAGCCACCACCCCAGCCAAGCCCAACTGCCCAGGCCAGGGCCCCGCCCCAGACAAGCATCCCCCTCGAGCCCCAGCCAAGGGCTCTCCCAAGGGGCCAAAGGAGGCCGGTGACCAGGGGCCCCGGGGGAGCCTGGGCCCCAGGGAGGATGGGACGGTCAgtgagaagaagaggaagggccGGGCCCCAGGGCCAGCCAGGAGTGAAAGTGTGAGGAGCCTGGGGAGAGCCCACTTGGTCCCTGACAAgcccccccgggccccccggAAGCAGGCGACACCCAGCCGTGTGCTCCCCACCAAGGCCAGGCCCGGTAGCCAGAAGGGCACGATGCCACCCCAGCCCTCAGAGCAACAGCGGCAGGCGGGGCCCGGCCACACCCACGGGGACtgcaggcgccccaaggagggGCAGGGCAAGGCCTGTGCCCAGGGGAGACCCCTGCACAGGCCCCCCAAGAGGGACAGAGCTGTCCACGGTGCTGAGCCTGCCAACCCCCGTGCCTGCCGGACCGCTGAGTCCCAGAATGACCTCCTCAGCCAGCTCTTTGGGCAGAGACTAACCAGCTTCAAGATCCCTCTAAAGAAAGACCCTCCAGAGTAATTTATAGACACGAGTGAGTACCTGGCAGCAGGGCTTGGAACAACCCAGCAAGTGGGGGCTCCCGTGTATGCTGACAAGCCTCAGTGCCCgaagggtgttgggtgggtggCCACGTGTTAATCCACCTGACTTATGCAGATGCTCAGAGGGCTGAGAATGTGATGCTCTGAGCAgggcctgggggggtgggggggtggggggggggacagcagtCCCTTTCTAGGTAGAAGGTGAGCGTGAGGGCCGGGCCAGCTGCAGCCCCTTTGAGACCACACCGCTCTTTTCTCGGCACCAGGAACTTGAAGAGAAAGCAGTGCCCTGTCCTGTGTGTCCCACTGTCAAGGCACAGCACGCCACAGACGCTTTGTCGGAAGGTGTTCACGGGGTCCTCCCGCATGCCATCCAGCAGGGAAGTGAGCTGAGGCAGCCTCGGTCAGGTGGCTCCCCTCAGTCTCGTTGCTGCTGTTGCTGGAAATGCTTAGAAGCCACATTCCAGGGCAGGGCTCTCCCCCCTGGGAGAGCTGTTCGTGAGCCAGCAGGCTGCCGGAGCACGCCAGGTTTCTCTGACCACAGAGTGGTGCTGGCCACTGTCTCCACTGCGCCTTGACCCCTGGGGACTGGGTTCCCATCTGGAAGGTGGAGAAAGCTGCTCACCAGCCAGTTCCTGCCGGCTCTCCTTCCCCAAACGCCCTGCCTCTGCGCCTGCCCTTTCTAGAGCCTTCCTCCCACAAGGAGCTCTCCGCTGCAAGTATCAGCAATGTTACTCTGAATTTCTGGTGCTATTTCATGTCGTAATGTGAATTCAGGCTTCCTTGGTGTGTTTCACCTGGGGGAATGGGCGGGGACAccggctggcgggggggggggggggcagggggcactgcACCAAGGCCCACCAGCACCAGCGGCCCCAACAAGTATTTCACTGGCTCCCCAGGCTGCCGGCAGGCTCCAGCCCCACGGTCACGGTCGGAGAGCAGCCGGGTGGGACGCTCAGGGCCGGGGTGTGGTGTCGCTGCCCGGTCAGGGAGGCGTCTCATGCACTGACAGGACCCAGGGGTCGGCGAGCATGTCATGTTTATGGAATCGTGTCTTCaaagggggcaggagggcaggagaggcctCCTTCTGTTCTTGGGCATCTCTGAGGTTCGTggtttgtgttctgtttttccttttttacctgGGGTGCAATGTGtgtcaaagtttttattttgatattttgaaagagaccaAATTGGGCCCACATTGCCTTTCTAGAAGGTGCTGTGTGCCACTCAGAATGCCTTTAGTGCTGACGAATAACACGGCAACTCTGAGGTTGTACTGTGCAGACCTCTGCACTCATGCTGTTAAATATATCCTCACTGTTTTCACGGAAAGCCTCTGGCTGTGCTGTCTGTCCTCCCGCCAGCCCCTGCCTCGGTGGCTTTAGCTGCCACTTCTGTCCTGTCACCAGGATTGTGTGGccctgcagagccccacacacacacacacacacacagctcagcGATCCCACCAGCTTCTCCGGCTTGTTAACATGGCATTTAGCAGCGTTTCCGAAGCTTCACTGCTGGGGGCCTCGGGGATCAGAGCAGGAGAGATAAAGTGTCGGGAAGTAATTAGCACAGCTCAGTTTAGGGGACCCAGGAAGGTAGCAAAGGTAGTACAAAGGGTCAAAGCCGGAGACACCAGCCCACCGCAGACTCAGACCCCGGGGCCCACCATGTCCCGAGGACAACCGTCAAAGACCCCAGTGTCCAGGACAAGTGCCCGGAGAGCAGGCCGGGCCGTCCAGAGTCAAGCACCCGTCCTCGTCCTGCCCCCGATGGCCGTCTGGGCTGGGGCGCGAGGAGGCACTCAGAGCAGCACCCAACAGTgtgtgcagggagaggagggggagccTCAGGGAGGGAGGCCCACACATGAGGCCGTAAGTGGGGTCTCCGCGCTTCTGCCCAAGCCCCCGggggcccccacccacccacgTTCACCTTCCTCGGCCAGGAGCACTCTTCCCAGGGGCTCCCCCTCAGGACAAGCCCCTCCCGTCCGTGaacccccagccctgggcaggcTGTCTCTAGGGTCTCAGGGAAGGGGCCCCTCACATTTacatgcctactgtgtgctgggaaaTGAGCCACATGCAGCCCCTGCTTTGGGGGCCTCTAGACAGATTCTGTCATGAGTCGGGGGCTTTGGTCTCCTTGGGGATCTCTGTAGCAGGGCCTCAGGTGGGGGACACAAGGGGGCACGGGGTTGGGGTGGAGTGAGTCTGAGTTATGTTTGAGAACGGCCATCTGGTGATTGGGGGATCCAGACCCCTGGGGCCCCTGTTCAACTCCTCACACCTGGGACAGCCGGGGACCAGGAGCGGCCGGCTCGTTGGGAACCCGGAGGGAAATCGTAGGCCCCAGCACAGGCCCCAACCCCGATTCCAAGTCAGATGCGCACGCTGCCGGctggccagcaggtggcagcatCGGCCCAGCTGGGCCGCTGGCGGGGGGATGAGCCGCCAGCCCTCCTCCCACAAAAAAAAGCGCCCTGCAGTCGCTGAGGGG
This portion of the Panthera uncia isolate 11264 chromosome E2 unlocalized genomic scaffold, Puncia_PCG_1.0 HiC_scaffold_20, whole genome shotgun sequence genome encodes:
- the ZNF469 gene encoding zinc finger protein 469 — protein: MPGEQPRRAPPAAMTRDLQPCPVAGGTEGPSRPPGEDGVPASRTAKATGCGAQAGEPPETQKWQAREVEPKAPLPRAPSLGSLPGEGGGPRAPPGRSRAHASRADGSPQQLYTGTISGSRARPTPDQTPEGPLGKDPGAPEAEAPAATKELSSQRCFQETPSSFTSTNYTSPNATSGPPPLRAPPGSGTSPHRPASYSELPAGGADAWPPTVDNSFPGARFGVPSAKPEPFPEGDGPRVASFQYPFPALRGAGPKPFPEGTSRPEFAESALAFVFRQPRGAWPEEAVGTGKAYPLPTQPAPQPPPCYPGQPGLDAPGDLGCAPSQPGAAHPAPGPFSESTATFPDSLHKSLTKALPERPPSAHEGLGSPRGPPNSLPQRHFPGQAYGSPGAGGVSSSPGSLDAELAAPGPLPTRLPQLWDPAAAPYPAPPLGPPASARNAFFEGQPSLGQRLGLPQSPPLPWPQVLPTAGPSPHRVEVLSRLPFPPGAPEWQGGGQGALGAAAGKTPGPGENLAVLRNSPSRHGGGSPGLFAYNGLKEPGAQPLFFGVAQAQASARTTPGLPPPRAVGASPCQSPLPSPATNTASSSSCSSLSPLPSSPANPSPEESQLPGPLGPPTFFHPPPRAQETSSPHTVPIHYQPEPLRAFPFPTEGLGAEGSFKCLEEAPFPGAGPEGGGGGLEGFPREPPPYPAHHFPLSSASLDQLDVLLTCRQCDQNYGSLAAFLGHRQFCSVLLARAKDGHQQPPGPPATPRAPASGSPGLLGHTKTAPFLASGDVRADSKDDPLRTSFLPGLAAAPFPLPAVGLDPEDDAKLDSLITEALNGLGYQSDNPEIDSSFIDVFADEEPSGPRGPGAGHPPRTRVGTTPESKAQTPLPAGATPPEPPGPRPGNGSHPARSRPQTRSLGPAPADTDGAGPAGRHRRGKRFKLFQKELDTSGTTQSRKGPRATRPRPRRRGHGAEPSLPRLRDLRSQAAESQGHPARQALPVETRSSQRLRRSPGKDCRRRRLRGGTWSKELIHKIVLQKNKHPRGQGQGGHCPPASSGPAPSSAHVGPQELACASESEEEDGSRPPGSRFRGRPRHGCRRWRRGARHREVAGTPGPKEDPGRQKPRKVARQEAAKDRGCRSPGPEQGGPGHLLQSPAGTKAPEETRPAPDIPQDAKSPETAERLPPDATKGPGEVASSSPAPCAGGSPRPPAPERPEPGREDARACRGSSPAAGAGGLPGTARCTEPPVSRDREDPPAYPPGPLLVPVANTTDPAYLEPGVLFLKTPDLGCDSAPFNGDSVGVPFAKKRPQPYGSPPGKLFLGPKDLPGCFQEDLYSKPLASGALPAGDMHLPQEAVDTGSLEPEPPRNPTYTIRVGPGRADSPPLTLESTPLFSGLPVDRFEPPIYSSLSGSGHTRPSLVCATPPPRKPQLEPPYSPFLPDKGWSLLEETPVLASHMGHLPDLLGEKAFSRKCPGGGTEAASPPPPPGKISECGVTFMGNLSEDELEIKRLVAELESQLQSKGAHETPELLCAAGHSGRTHAGTGAPLPSHRAASPSRDTFSKPEAELTGLGESSAGPEGAGAAAAATERVLRIEREERPSSRTGEAALSPAARADVASGAPVSLSGADHSFQAVQRARVSDTGPPTAEGDCGLHPEVSLSGSRGPFKPPLDGRSLAKHSPNCEPFLPKNNGATGMHQSETLLCLPCTQVRGPCLEPPKLEAFWGATPSCGDSHRDAPKGYSGSRAGWPEGAGLPLPGVGDPGLKANEEFVPVGASPSPARVPSTSPGRRPQDPATSPLRQLQLLVARAAGKEEDALGSQGPPPTDTQSPQCSDPSDLEGDSVQGGNMACSPTQDVPGEVPTAAIPAVAGCQLGPEADGHPDSLGQAEKPEGQGRTSRLQPDNRGSLVGPDNLSTVNANPVAALARPARGADQLGGQLQGNGGVLGPGKEAWATPSPAPSDAESLVAAHAQTGPGARTSEEAASPAPPVGDQLPLPTPAATPMPSGPEHLPQKDPPSGKQRGLLLARPSRRDPPSLRPPPASSPAGAPPRRTACTPAATDAGAGRAPAVPPSLRTSPCGFKESLAHQPLLGDQSPPEDPPLGQPGFIGIFTPAQGEDHPEGSTSGPLEDSRKEKPRRSPASATPPPPVRAMSPRVTMKVTALPDIPAPDDWSDCPCRRATPHTSPNGMPTGPPSLEPPGDSEGQGVTSLPADHSTWGATGPDSCACQEGEAGASCSAVTASGAGGGGPPATRPSTELHQDRIPSPGCTASDSRPSSPQSLKNVHRTPRRDPLSPQGTRPKPRGFKKKPVSTENGHWKDRAPGKRPVTCEVCAASFRSGPGLSRHRARKHGPRRAAASQPAPPAPPAPQPQACQPPGKKSRRAPGKEKLRQALSGPSHVLGPPPDQGAEAYAEASGPQMSQGPGGEGFSVLGAPGCTPSREPHPPGLDEPGVHMRPTEPRKQDRLVKDEPCPKQTEKGGGQRRGRVPTDIPSKPEKTSQEKARKPRARRFREGSGPPVSPGVITDKFCWDPSAAVASSPGLPGSQEPDTDAPWPRVMESVEGTEEETPARKSPQDCMARPGGMEGGPPGNGSGGQRTALARGCWGPRETRTSDLYKESSWAARSEPTGDSRAAEGGARQGVGEGREPPSGPPGRPETCTPADGTSSSCPQGPLLNPKAQARLQEHEGAAPAAPSPGLGDPLSVFDDEASFSRLFPLGGRLTRKKNPHVYGKRCRQPKTPPALEPRGEAGGGVPLASSHPPTDLSDSGSLCLSHEDPWGDEATGLPESFLLEGFLSSKVPGIDPWAPSPSLWALEPDPEADLAEGVPHGRAEDHPSENIPELHMVPAAWRDLELRGPAEEMASSLGGASPEPPDLEREHYDGELPGNALDLEMLSAKLEVQDLCFLGPREDPAGDPGTSFSGSRGPQSKRAEGAAAAGGAPGRERHAKARRASYKCKVCFQRFRGLGGLDLHKLAHSPSPPPTCYMCVERRFRSRDLLRQHLQEKHVQGKAGRWACGMCLREVADVWMYNEHLREHALRFARKGQARRSLGDWEGDGTVTRFLGSIMGQASGPGGGKRSVGKARGDPAGASGQPTGAGKEFRRERAKPKVPASHSDQDGTAAPAGALADRGPLSGSAETSPSLSPAPCPHSEPLLRAVSVHVHEGCKDPSRDCHHCGKRFPKPFKLQRHLAVHSPQRVYLCPQCPRVYAEPRELRAHLAGAHGAREEPELQHTPLYACELCADVTHISKRSFVCSSCNYTFAKKEQFDRHMDKHLRKGQQPFTFRGVRRPGAPTQKAPAREGALPSKRRKVAPPSSPPGPGGADRPLSWGSRPTRSEGSLPALPQPCPEAAPGTTRGQPRTPERPVDPVGHRVTGGDLPSDLRELLPPALSPFPAASAEGKDGHKPDGAAESSEDEASPGGPGPLLQQALPLGGSLPRPGARGQDGEEKRAAGPFSGRGRAPGASSKCAPEDCPEAPSLLPKEKQVPTSPMLPEAGPGSPSHKGSAIKALGCRSLSKDRSVLPNPSKAPRFPGQPKKAVASPTARELAYGTEDRPKPTAAKAKPSPSSQGVGSPRHSTKTAGGSRPQPASGQLQSETATTPAKPNCPGQGPAPDKHPPRAPAKGSPKGPKEAGDQGPRGSLGPREDGTVSEKKRKGRAPGPARSESVRSLGRAHLVPDKPPRAPRKQATPSRVLPTKARPGSQKGTMPPQPSEQQRQAGPGHTHGDCRRPKEGQGKACAQGRPLHRPPKRDRAVHGAEPANPRACRTAESQNDLLSQLFGQRLTSFKIPLKKDPPE